The Candidatus Thermoplasmatota archaeon genome contains a region encoding:
- a CDS encoding V-type ATP synthase subunit E, which translates to MGLEELKAQIISDANKKAEEIKTNAKLKAQEITKEAEERAEEIKEEGLRKAEEDARAVKARIIGEAKLEARKSLLFVKQEIIEKVIKKALAEISEMPDREYLEFLESRLLSILAAEKLEGKCIIELSEKDRKRIPKDWLEQLEKKLKIKNLKLELGNNFRKDFTGGFVLKTPEVEINNSLEAIVKFKIDLLEQEIAKILFE; encoded by the coding sequence ATGGGTTTAGAAGAGCTCAAAGCTCAGATAATAAGTGACGCAAATAAAAAGGCTGAAGAAATAAAAACGAATGCTAAATTAAAAGCTCAGGAAATTACCAAAGAAGCTGAAGAGAGAGCTGAAGAAATTAAAGAAGAAGGTCTGAGAAAAGCAGAAGAAGATGCTAGAGCTGTAAAGGCAAGAATTATTGGCGAGGCTAAATTAGAAGCAAGAAAATCGTTGTTATTTGTGAAGCAAGAGATTATTGAAAAAGTGATTAAAAAAGCATTGGCTGAAATTTCCGAAATGCCCGACAGAGAATATTTAGAGTTCTTAGAGAGCCGATTGTTATCTATACTCGCTGCTGAGAAGCTTGAAGGTAAATGCATAATTGAATTAAGTGAAAAGGATAGAAAAAGAATACCTAAGGATTGGCTTGAACAGCTTGAAAAAAAATTGAAAATTAAAAATTTAAAATTAGAGCTTGGCAATAATTTTCGTAAAGATTTCACAGGCGGCTTCGTATTAAAAACGCCTGAGGTTGAGATTAACAACTCTTTAGAAGCTATTGTTAAATTTAAAATAGATTTGCTAGAGCAAGAAATTGCAAAAATACTGTTTGAGTAA